The following coding sequences are from one Heterodontus francisci isolate sHetFra1 chromosome 38, sHetFra1.hap1, whole genome shotgun sequence window:
- the mns1 gene encoding meiosis-specific nuclear structural protein 1, translated as MAYGCPPKYMVSHLTGDRGQSNTMLEEFLQKLDKEKSVLAKVRADEMASVKHFQRILRDMEQEKMMEEAILKAEKRKLLKAKQLEQETRIAKELERIKYEKLKDEKMRQHVRENSIELRELEAKLKAAYVNRERAAQIAEKEANRLEKIKREAEIAKLMKKEHEKATAEEIKEEQKRHEQAVKYQKDLGQQLDQNEQRNQEAYDEFLKDKLRVDEIVRKIYDEDQRDRELKMEKMKETQRYIEEFQKQRAEWKQMERERMEAENRKVMEFANAQQNREDDRMAKVRERDEQKNMLYKRLAEEIEKKQHDREELENIQQELYLEKAEEARRQQEIADMEKQIRQRLELQQTYQEQMAFKQKRMQAEKEEEDQLRKKMMAKLAEDDRIEQMNEQKRRMKQLEHRKAVEEIIEDRRRQFEANQQWELERRREEEKKEAALQAIIEEERQKLLKEHASKLIGYLPKGVFRDEQELDLFDDTFRENFKKGSTNLSSDEGWDC; from the exons ATG GCTTATGGTTGCCCACCTAAATATATGGTTAGTCACCTGACAGGAGACCGGGGACAAAGTAACACGATGCTTGAAGAATTTTTACAAAAACTTGATAAAGAAAAGTCTGTACTTGCCAAAGTAAGGGCTGATGAAATGGCATCAGTGAAGCACTTCCAAAGGATATTACGGGATATGGAACAGGAAAAAATGATGGAAGAAGCTATTTTAAAG gcagaaaaaagaaaattactGAAGGCAAAACAGCTAGAACAAGAGACGAGAATTGCTAAGGAACTAGAAAGAATAAAGTATGAAAAACTAAAAGATGAAAAAATGAGACAGCATGTCAGAGAAAACAG TATTGAGCTTCGTGAGTTGGAAGCCAAGTTGAAAGCTGCTTATGTGAACAGAGAACGGGCTGCCCAGATAGCTGAAAAAGAAGCAAATCGCTTAGAGAAGATT AAACGAGAGGCTGAGATTGCTAAATTGATGAAGAAAGAACATGAAAAGGCCACAGCGGAGGAGATTAAGGAGGAACAAAAACGTCACGAACAAGCTGTAAAATATCAGAAGGACCTGGGGCAGCAACTTGATCAAAATGAACAAAGGAACCAAGAAGCATACGATGAATTCCTAAAAGATAAACTAAGGGTTGATGAAATTGTAAGAAAGATCTATGATGAAGATCAGAG AGACAGAGAgctgaagatggagaagatgaaggaAACTCAGAGGTACATTGAGGAGTTCCAGAAGCAACGAGCTGAATGGAAGCAAATGGAGCGTGAACGAATGGAAGCTGAGAACAGAAAAGTTATGGAATTTGCAAATGCCCAACAAAACAGAGAAGATGACCGGATGGCCAAAGTTCGTGAACGAGATGAACAGAAAAATATGTTGTACAAAAGG CTTGCTGAGGAAATTGAAAAGAAACAGCATGATCGTGAAGAATTGGAGAATATCCAACAAGAACTGTATCTTGAAAAAGCAGAAGAAGCTCGCAGACAGCAAGAAATA GCAGACATGGAGAAGCAAATTCGGCAGCGTCTTGAATTGCAGCAGACCTACCAAGAGCAAATGGCTTTCAAACAGAAGCGTATGCAGGCAGAGAAGGAAGAGGAAGACCAGTTACGGAAGAAGATGATGGCCAAACTTGCAGAGGATGACCGTATTGAGCAGATGAATGAACAGAAAAGGCGTATGAAACAGCTTGAGCATAGGAAGGCTGTGGAGGAAATCATTGAAGATCGACGCAGACAATTTGAAGCAAACCAG CAATGGGAACTTGAAAGACGTCGTGAAGAAGAGAAGAAGGAGGCAGCTCTTCAAGCCATAATTGAAGAAGAAAGGCAGAAACTTCTCAAAGAGCATGCCAGTAAGCTAATTGGTTACCTTCCAAAG